The following are from one region of the Salvia splendens isolate huo1 chromosome 2, SspV2, whole genome shotgun sequence genome:
- the LOC121775579 gene encoding protein FAR1-RELATED SEQUENCE 5-like gives MEEELKPVVGQKFQSLDLVFAFYDVYARAVGFDTRKQGMRKVDDVTTWYYVVCNREGQKKSNEDDQLNARSGFSMKHRRLSRRRGCKASISFKYFSERGHACYIVQDFNEVHNRDMVESEHQHFMSINRPLDDVHQKFILDCSKANIGPILTFKVLKETLGVFDLISCTVGDIRNVSRDIKAYAHGFDLQMVLDDMAKKKEMSESYTYYYEVNEKNQLVTLFWCDGLMKRNYHMFGDIVAFDSTYNTNRSMRAAIEEVLVGTRHRWCMWHVMHKLATKVPNRLLRDDDFKKEFNACVWSDLLEPDEFEEEWKRVVECHGLEDFDWFNTLYEYRQFWIPALFRDFPLGSMIRTTSISDSENSFYKKILKPRANIAEFYLNFNHAVEFQRNSRTTLDYHDAVVLPILATTLSFEKHASTLYTDTMFKKIHEEIVEGNDRCRVLGFSLIEFVDTYKLRDSNRNSYSVSVVDDWQTLSNQGISMFYSFLRRFEGDIEVVRAFVGGVEELGNSLQAGNPTTFASEKRRMIEEFYGMVRPEVVEVHPPNVVKTKGHASSSSSCLISKIEKALKDASRPLRWCKACDEMGHHDFRNCPMLKEMAMEKELEKGKRPT, from the exons atggaagaag AATTAAAGCCCGTTGTTGGTCAGAAGTTCCAATCATTAGATCTTGTGTTCGCGTTTTATGATGTATATGCCCGcgctgttggttttgatacgcGCAAACAAGGGATGAGGAAGGTGGACGATGTTACAACGTGGTATTATGTcgtatgcaatagggaaggcCAGAAGAAGTCTAACGAGGATGACCAATTGAATGCACGTTCTGGTTTCTCAATGAAGCACCGAAGGTTATCCAGGCGCCGTGGTTGTAAAGCGAGTATATCATTCAAGTACTTCTCTGAAAGAGGACATGCATGTTATATAGTACAGGATTTCAACGAGGTTCATAACCGTGATATGGTTGAGTCAGAGCATCAGCATTTTATGTCCATTAATCGTCCTTTGGATGATGTTCATCAGAAATTCATACTTGATTGTTCAAAAGCGAATATTGGCCCCATACTTACATTTAAGGTGTTGAAGGAAACTCTCGGTGTGTTTGACCTTATCAGTTGTACGGTTGGTGATATTAGGAATGTTTCACGGGACATCAAAGCATACGCACATGGATTCGATTTGCAAATGGTGTTGGATGACATGGCTAAGAAGAAGGAAATGTCCGAGTCGTACACATATTACTACGAAGTTAATGAAAAAAACCAGTTGGTTACTCTGTTTTGGTGTGATGGTTTGATGAAGAGGAATTACCACATGTTTGGTGATATTGTAGCCTTTGACTCCACGTATAACACAAACAG ATCAATGAGAGCAGCCATTGAAGAGGTTCTAGTTGGCACGCGACACCGATGGTGTATGTGGCATGTAATGCATAAGTTGGCCACCAAGGTTCCAAATAGGTTGTTGAGGGATGACGATTTCAAGAAGGAATTTAATGCATGCGTGTGGTCAGATCTCCTTGAGCCCGACGAATTCGAAGAGGAGTGGAAAAGAGTTGTGGAATGTCATGGGTTGGAAGACTTTGACTGGTTCAACACATTGTACGAGTATAGGCAATTCTGGATACCGGCATTGTTTAGAGATTTTCCTCTGGGTTCGATGATTAGGACTACGTCCATTTCCGATTCGGAGAACAGTTTCTACAAAAAAATTTTGAAGCCACGTGCAAACATAGCCGAATTCTACCTGAATTTCAACCATGCTGTTGAATTCCAACGGAACAGTAGAACAACCTTAGACTACCACGATGCCGTTGTTTTGCCCATTTTGGCCACTACGTTATCATTCGAGAAACATGCTTCAACGCTATACACCGATACTATGTTCAAGAAAATACATGAAGAAATCGTTGAGGGTAATGACAGATGTCGCGTGCTAGGTTTTTCTTTGATAGAATTTGTTGACACCTATAAGCTTAGGGACAGCAATCGCAATTCGTATTCG GTCTCTGTTGTTGACGATTGGCAAACTCTGTCAAATCAAGGCATTTCGATGTTCTACAGTTTCCTTCGGCGATTTGAGGGGGACATTGAAGTGGTTCGGGCATTTGTAGGTGGTGTGGAAGAACTTGGTAATTCTCTTCAAGCTGGGAATCCTACAACGTTCGCATCTGAAAAAAGGCGAATGATTGAAGAGTTTTATGGTATGGTGCGCCCTGAAGTTGTTGAGGTCCATCCTCCAAATGTTGTCAAGACCAAGGGGCACGCAAGCAGCTCATCGAGCTGTCTGATTTCGAAGATAGAAAAGGCTCTAAAGGATGCTAGTAGGCCTCTTAGATGGTGTAAGGCATGTGATGAGATGGGCCATCATGACTTTAGAAATTGTCCAATGCTTAAAGAGATGGCGATGGAGAAAGAGTTGGAGAAGGGCAAGCGTCCGACTTGA